A single Colias croceus chromosome 10, ilColCroc2.1 DNA region contains:
- the LOC123694881 gene encoding F-box protein SKIP19-like — protein sequence MDEDNLSNLVQLNDLPDELIVLIFKYLALEEILTCENVCKRWRKLARDPCLWRQFAFVYSGKPGQSEVSDKNLMIIITHSEIIYSLKIQYVYNYSVIKDVIEKCNNLISLELVMCRIGKIFEEDIKKWPHLRKLSMKNSIQLSSNVDWMFPFNQLKELKYLALSDFGLTLANCDSLLDCTKLCHIYIEKIRDLDLEFIKKLISCKQGKLETLHIYGGDSVDDCCLNLLSKCSKLKDLAIIRCENLTDEGLISLVNFKKLQHLQVWNNSNFSEMILLKVLGSSNLVTLQSLSLSRIKNISPVIVDIISEYYKNLKFLALYQCPRIINTDYEKQLKSKFRNIDVVLY from the coding sequence ATGGATGAAGACAATCTTAGTAACTTAGTTCAATTGAACGATTTACCTGATGAATTGATAGtactaatatttaaatatctggCGTTAGAGGAAATTCTTACTTGTGAGAATGTTTGCAAGAGGTGGAGAAAACTTGCCCGTGATCCGTGTTTATGGAGACAATTTGCGTTCGTTTATTCTGGTAAGCCAGGGCAGAGTGAAGTAAGTGATAAAAATTTGATGATCATAATAACCCATagtgaaattatttacagTTTGAAAATccaatatgtttataattattcggTTATAAAAGATGTGATTgagaaatgtaataatttaatatcattagAATTGGTTATGTGTAGGATTGGCAAAATTTTTGAagaagatattaaaaaatggcCTCATCTGAGAAAACTAAGCATGAAAAATTCTATTCAACTTTCAAGTAATGTAGATTGGATGTTTCCTTTTAACCAACTCAAAGAACTAAAGTATCTGGCTTTGTCTGACTTTGGCTTAACTCTCGCTAACTGTGATTCTCTGTTGGATTGTACCAAACTGTGCCACATATATATAGAGAAAATCAGGGATTTGGatttagaatttattaaaaaattaatttcatgtAAACAAGGTAAATTGGAGACATTGCATATATATGGAGGTGACTCTGTTGATGACTGCTGTCTCAATTTGTTGTCTAAGTGTTCTAAACTTAAGGatttagcaataattagaTGTGAAAACCTCACAGATGAAGGTCTGATATCCTTAGtcaattttaagaaattacAACATTTGCAAGTTTGGAACAATAGTAATTTTTCAGAAATGATTTTGTTAAAAGTTTTAGGAAGTTCTAATTTAGTCACATTGCAAAGTTTGAGCTTGTCAAGAATCAAAAACATTTCACCAGTTATTGTAGATATTATATCAGAGTATTATAAGAACCTGAAGTTTTTAGCTTTGTACCAATGTCCACGCATTATAAACACAGATTATGAAAAACAacttaaatcaaaatttagaaatattgatgttgtattatattga